The segment TCCAAGTGAAAGTCATTCAGAAGTTGGTATGGAAGCAAGTAATGCATATGcatttgaagaaataatacaTTCTGGACGTTCAACAACATCATTAACACCTGGTTTTTCACAAATTGATGATACAAGATCATTTGTTGATGGTAATTCATATGATAATAAAGCATTTATACATAATCAAGAAATACATGCAACAAGTTCAATGTATTCAGAAACAATTGATGTTGAAACATCAGCAGCAACAAGTGCAACAGCATCTGGTATATTTATACCAAGACATCCAGTTGCAATACCAATTGAGCCTAAATTTGATGTACAAATGAGAGTTAAACGTttaccaccatcaccaccaagTCCATTACCATCTGAATCTGATGCTAGTATTGCACTTGAAagaaatttaacaacaatactTGAACGTGAAGAAACAAGATCAATTGAACATACAACACCAAGAATGACTAGTTTTTCATATGTACCAGAAATACATGGACCACCAAGTAATACATCAATATCACGTCAACAAACACCACCAGTATACTCAAGAATATTAAGAAGACAAGCTGAACGTGAAAATCTTGAAGCAATAACATCATTAACATCATCACAACAAGATGAtaaaacatcaataataaatattaaacgtccaagaatacaaaaaacacatgatgataatttaattgaaacacATACAATGACAGAAATAACTGATTCATCACATGCAAAATATAGAGTTGCAAGTATGTTATCACcaacaccatcaccatcattaCCACCAACACCAATATCACCAACACATATATCAATACAAAATCGTGGACAATTACCAGAACAAGTTGAACCACTTGTTGAGCCAATTGTATCATCAAGAAGACCAGAAATAACAACACATGAAGTTGATGATGTATTTTTACGTACagttacagaaaaaaaaacaattgaagatATTGAAAGACACAGAAGACAAATAACTGAATATCATGCAAAACCACAACCAGATACAAAATGGGATGTTACTATTAGAAATTATCCAACTGAAgaattaccaccaccaccaccacaatGGGAAAATTTTTCAGATATAAGTTCAGcatcaaatttaacaataacaaatgatattacaaaatatattgatgatgcAGATTCAACAATTCAACCAACATATAGTCGTGCAGAAATGCCATCAAGATCACCACATGATTATGATAATGAAAGTGTTGGTGATAATTGGGAAACATTATCACGTGTATTTGAGCCACAATATGCTAGTGAATTAACTGATAATGAAAGAGAAAAATGGAGAAAAGTTATAACAACTGAAAGTACACTTAGAACATTACTTACTGAAGCTGTTGTTAAAGAAGATTATGAATTAATAAGAAAAGATGAAAGATATCAAACATTATTTACTCCAACAAAATGGGATGTTATTATTCGTATATTAAGTCCACCAGCAAGTTCAATTGGTGGTTCAAGTAAAAGTGGTGGTCAAAGATATAAACGTGGTAAAGGTTCAGAATGGGATAATAGATCAAGACGTTCATCATTACCAACTTTATATGAGTATGATAGTGATGGTGGTACATCAATTAGAACTCATGATGTACCAGTATTATCATCTGATGATAAAGGAAGAAGATTAAATTCTGTACGTAGTGGTGGAAGTGAAGTTGATTTACGATCAATGTCAGAAACAATACGTGATTTTAAAATGCAAAGAGATGATGTATCAATGAGTTCATTTGAAGCTGATTCAATTGTTAGATCATCAAGTCAACCAAGTATTGCTGGTAGAACAACAGCATCAAATGATAATTGGCAATTACCAGCTAGAAATTTAAGACAATGGGCACCAGAAACAGAAGAACCAGCAAGTTCAATTGAAACAACACCAAGAACATTTAGAAGAGGTGATAGACATGAAGTTATAGCTAATTATGATTCAGGCTCAAGACAAATACCTGGaggtatatcaacttttgCTAGATCAACAAGATATTCTGAACGTGAAACTACTAGAATTGCTGAAGCATCAAGATCCACTAATTGGTTCAATGATGATTCAGAGCCTGAAAtgcaaatttaaaacaacTCAACTTGTGTttcttttgaagaaaaaaatacgtatatatatttgtgatgaatgaaaaaaagaaattatttatacaaatttaataaaaactatttaatctttttacaatttaaaaacacaaaaaaaaaagatattaaaataacaacaatactattatatttaacattatatattttgtagatttaaaaaaaataatattcgatTGTTGTTATTGTAAGAATTGAAGTTATTGATTACATCAACATAGATACACTTGTTAACTATAATCACATACTATTTTCATTtggtaatataatattatttttttttctttgcataATAGACAAGACTTGAATTCAATGACAAAtctgtaatgttttttttttttttattaaaaaaataagtggaaaaaaaaaaaacaaaatgaataagtaaattggtgtttttatttttattttgaacaaGACAATAATTGACTGGATGagtttgtaaaagaaaaagaaaataaagacaTGAAATAtaagtcaataaaattatgattaaaaaaaaaaagaatttattgtCTCATAAATAATGTCTGATGTGAGTTGTTAGACAAGCTGAggcaattttaaattgtaactggataatgtaaaaaaaaattcaattaatatagaaaatttgaagaagctataatgtaaatatctttatggaaagaaaataaaatattagtatAATTGTCTCGTATAAATTccgtatatataaaaaactgtCATTATGAATTCATTGACCCgtacattttttgtttttttatctacagCATCATCACATAATACTATTTCATATATTCAAAACTTATGAATGATAgagaaaaattgaatatcaaaaaaataataataataaacttaaaatgaatgaattaattgattaatacttgaaaaaaattggttttataattgaaacaaTCAAGTGTAATTGTGAAGATAAAGTCACGATTACTAAGTTGAAtgaaaacaatgaaaatgttAAGAACAAAATGTCTTATTAGTAAATCAATTTTACcttgttgttaaaaattattcgaaaATACTAAACATATAATGAGAacgaagaaaaatttttcgatttagAAAAAAGTCTACTAGGGTGGCTGGGTCTGTAACTTTAaatattaagtaaaaaaaaaacaataaaaaaagagactaaaaaaagaaaaaagaaacgtaaaaaataaaattatatatgctaaaaaattgagattcattaattattttttctaccagAATTTAATTGCTCTAAATTTTTcgatattgtttataaaattatatatagcaGATTTGCTTTTGTCTTTGCCCTTTGGAgcttgtaattattaatgaatatttaataaatatattttttcaatctacatatttaaatcatcataaaaataataatcaaaaataaaaatatttagttcaaaaaaatatgtttattaaatatatctatataaataaaatatattgattaataaaattcgaATTGAacatgcatttatttatttatttaaacatgaaaaaataaaaattttcatttaaattcaaaaccTCCAATAAATTGAAGTAAATAAagttcaattttcatttttcctatttaaataaataaataagaatgaGAGAGTTTTTCTTTCAAGTATTTCGTTATCTCatatcttgaaaaattttcaagctaCGCCAtcttttgttgttgataagaACAtggctaaataaataattataaataacaataataaaataataataaatgaataataacaatatataattaaaaatatatataaaaattattcaaattcataattttttatataaaaaataaatgacttatttgctgaaaaaataatgtaactAGTAGATTAATCAAagcgaaatttaatttaaaaaaaaataaaagtcaatcATATAATTCTCGTTACATATTTGTATGCAaattagtatatttttaattcaaaaatcaaagtcagagtaaaatttaaaattaaaaaaaaatatttttaaaactgtaACAAGGATACTTCAACACTGAACATAGAGTTTGTTACTTTGTATTAGTGTATGTACGTAAAACCCAAATAGTCACGTGTTTTACCCAGTTGTCAAGCtgatactattttttattttttttttttcatttttcttttatgtcATAGTTgacaaatacaataattaaaagttttaccTTAATATACTTAAACACATCATGTGCTTCACATAAAATaagataatcaatttttttttttttatcttttcatatttacgataaatttttatatacaaaaaaaaagcaaattatttatttttttttgtgtccaAGAGGAAAAGCGCAAACGGGGTAGCTAACGATTAGAGCATTGGAGGGATGAAACCATCTCtctat is part of the Aphidius gifuensis isolate YNYX2018 linkage group LG1, ASM1490517v1, whole genome shotgun sequence genome and harbors:
- the LOC122851749 gene encoding uncharacterized protein LOC122851749; the protein is MITHKGLKMEKIQAILMLLVGLFIFNEIQAQSNYASQGNSIEYQPGLPPTTILDGKVTKLDELSPIIFLNRTKAYLNCGQGSMQVELKFDEPFYGVAYADFDRNSACMVKGRGFAQAELELPLKGCGTKQDPQRVFTNNIVVRFHPGLEMDGDEVITIICRYPPPITPKPAIAEGVLPPIPAGIAEPTPLKPFQILLTICALLFLSLLLLGLGCSYLCLKRRNVRVIHRHPFESASGSEITKLSGSSLGNISMFEGLKIPRAHALLHAAPSSSGSEANLVIDHHSDTLPSDYPSESHSEVGMEASNAYAFEEIIHSGRSTTSLTPGFSQIDDTRSFVDGNSYDNKAFIHNQEIHATSSMYSETIDVETSAATSATASGIFIPRHPVAIPIEPKFDVQMRVKRLPPSPPSPLPSESDASIALERNLTTILEREETRSIEHTTPRMTSFSYVPEIHGPPSNTSISRQQTPPVYSRILRRQAERENLEAITSLTSSQQDDKTSIINIKRPRIQKTHDDNLIETHTMTEITDSSHAKYRVASMLSPTPSPSLPPTPISPTHISIQNRGQLPEQVEPLVEPIVSSRRPEITTHEVDDVFLRTVTEKKTIEDIERHRRQITEYHAKPQPDTKWDVTIRNYPTEELPPPPPQWENFSDISSASNLTITNDITKYIDDADSTIQPTYSRAEMPSRSPHDYDNESVGDNWETLSRVFEPQYASELTDNEREKWRKVITTESTLRTLLTEAVVKEDYELIRKDERYQTLFTPTKWDVIIRILSPPASSIGGSSKSGGQRYKRGKGSEWDNRSRRSSLPTLYEYDSDGGTSIRTHDVPVLSSDDKGRRLNSVRSGGSEVDLRSMSETIRDFKMQRDDVSMSSFEADSIVRSSSQPSIAGRTTASNDNWQLPARNLRQWAPETEEPASSIETTPRTFRRGDRHEVIANYDSGSRQIPGGISTFARSTRYSERETTRIAEASRSTNWFNDDSEPEMQI